The DNA window ATGGCGCGCACGACGCCCCCGCTTTTTACTGCGTTTGCAAACGCAGTAAAGCCGCAATTTTCAAAAATATCGCTTGTTTCGCAGATTTCAATCGGTATTCGCAAATCAGGTTTGTCTGTTCCGTATTTTAACATAGCGTCGCGAAACGCAATTCGCACAAACGGAGTAACGTCCGCCTTAAAAATCCCAAATTTATTGAAAGTGTTCGATAAAACATCTTCCAAAATCACAAAAATATCATCTTGTTCGACAAACGACATTTCGATATCCAACTGATAAAATTCACCTGGACTTCTGTCCGCCCGTGCGTCTTCGTCTCGGAAGCACGGCGCAATTTGGAAGTATTTGTCAAATCCGCTTACCATAAGCAGTTGTTTGAACTGTTGCGGCGCCTGCGGAAGCGCGTAAAATTTCCCCGGATGAACACGGCTAGGCACCAAATAATCTCTTGCGCCTTCAGGCGATGAACTGGTCAATATCGGGGTTTGAAATTCAGTGAATCCGTGATTGATCATTTTTTGACGCAAATACGAAATCACTTTGCTTCTCAAAATGATATTATTGTGTAATTTTTCCTTTCGCAAGTCAATGTAGCGATAAGTCAAGCGCAAATCTTCGGGTGCGTCTTTTTCGGGAAAAACCGGAAACGGAAGCTGTTCGCATTCACCCAGAACTTCGTAATCTTTTGCAGTGATTTCGATGTCACCGGTTTTCATATTCGGATTTATATTTTCTCCGGTTCGTGCAACGACGATTCCCATAAATTTCGCTACGGTTTCTTTTGGAAGATGCCCGATTTCATATTGTTTGGGATTGTCGGGATAAATGACGACCTGCGTGAGTCCGTAGTGGTCGCGTAAATCTATAAATAAAACGCCGCCGTGGTCGCGCCGATTATGAATCCAGCCGCAAAGTTTTACTTCTTCACCTATATGTTGTTTTGAAAGTTCGTTGCAATTATGCGTCCGATACGAATTTGCCATAAAAATTCCTTATTCATGTTAAAAATTACGTACTAAAATACTATAATTCAATCTGGCGAAATGTATTTTACCAAAAAAACGCTTTAATAAGGAATAAAAATTGGAGCAAAAATCGGATTTCCGTAAAATAATTTTGTTTGTCGTTTTAACGATAATTTTTGCGGCGTTTGATTTTGCAAGTAAACAGGCTGTTGTTACGACCATGCAGGTCGGCGATTATTTTCCGATTTTCGGAAATACTTTCGGGCTTTATTTGGTTTATAACAAAGGTGCGATTTTCAGTTTTGACCCGTCAAAATATATCCCGTTTATCAAAAATGCACATTTTTTCTTATTTGTTACGTTTATTGCGTTAGGATTTTTATCGTATTATATTGTAAAATTAGATTATAGAAAGCAAAAATTGCTTTTTTGGGGAATAATTTTTATTTGTGCGGGCGCGATCGGCAATGGAATTGATAGAATAATACGTCCAGAAAGTGCGGTTGTGGATTTTTTTATGGCTGACTTAGGGTTTCGTTTGGGACCTATCCCGTTTGATCCTTGGCCTATCTTTAATTTTGCCGATATTTTTGTAAATATTGGACTCGGTTTGTTTATATTGGACTATTTTGTTTCGGCGAAAAAACGGGAGAAGCCCGATTGTCCGAAAAAATAATTAAACAGAAAATATCTTTTGAATTTGTAAACGAGCGGCTTGATTTATTCGTGTCGAGTTTTTTTGAAGATATTTCGAGAAGTAAAATTCAATCGTCTATAGAAAACGGGTATGTGCTTGTAAATAAAAATATCGTAAAAAAAAGTTATATGCTTCGTGAAAACGACGAAATTATCATAGACGAAGAGAAAATTTATGAGGAAAATCCGAGAAATTTGCCGGTTTTGCCGGAAGAAATTAATTTGGATATTATTTGGGAAGACAGATATTATATAGCCGTAAATAAACCGGCAGGGCTTGTTGTTCATCCAGGACACGGGCAAAAAAAGGGGACGCTTCTAAACGGGCTCTACTATTATGCTGATAAAAAATTTATACCGATTTTGGCGCATCGGATTGATAAGAACACAAGCGGGGTTGTTATTGCTGCAAAAAACGAAACCGCTCATGAAAAATTGAGTAAGAAATTTGCAGAACGAGAGATTTATAAATGTTATGCAGGGATTTGTATCGGAAAACTCCCTGATTTTATGAGTGGAATAATTGAATTTCCAATCGGTCGCGATAAAAAAGACCCTATAAAAATGGCTATTGATTACCAAAACGGCAGATATGCGAGAACCGACTACGAAATTATACATTTTCAAAACGGAATTCATTTCACATGTTTTCGGCTTCATACGGGACGAACACATCAAATCAGAGTTCATTGTTCAAACGGCGGATTCCCGATAATTTGTGATGAAATATACGGCGGTTCAAAAGAAAAAATTAAATTTTTGGAACAAAAAGACAGAAATTTTGCGTTAAAAATTTACGGATGTTTTGCCCGTCAGGCGCTTCATGCAAGATTTATTTCATTTAATCACCCTTTTTCAAACGAAAAAATTTCAATTTTAGCCACATTCCCTGAGGATTTCTGCAATTCTTTTTGTGAAGCGGGGTTGAACGAAGAAAAATTTAATATTTTTGATCGCGAAAATTCAATTTGTTGATTAAATTAAAAAATAAAAAAACGGACGAGAAAGTTTCCTCTCCCGTCCTGACAGACTGTTTGTCTAAATTTTATTTATTCGTCAACATCGTCAACGTCGTCGGTATCTTTATTATTGATTTCTTTCTTCTCAAGTCTTGCACAATTCAAAACACTGTAATACTGTCCGACATCCAATGCAGCCGCTTTAATAGAACCTACAAGAGTTTTATAATTCCACGGTTCGACATTTTCGGGCAACGAAAGTATCATTTTTGAACATACCGGACCAAAGTTGGCTACGAGTAATTCGCCGAACGGATTCACCCCTTCATTGTCTCCTGGAACAGTGCTCAATTCAATACAGTCTTTAGATATTTCGGCGCTTGCAAACTCCAAGATATTCAACGTAAGGTTAAAATTCTGCGCTGTCCGCAACAAAGCATATCTGTCGGTTGTAAGCCATTTCCCAAACTTTGTTTTCGCATTGGAAGCGTAACCTATTTTGTTAACATCTTCGTTGTACCATTTAATCGCTCGGTTAATTTCACGAAGAGCCCAGTGATTATTTGAATTAAGTAAGGTTTTTTTGCTTTTTCCGGTTTTTGTCACTTCGTCGTTGAGTCTAGTTTGTAATTTTTCATAAAATTTTTGAAGTTCCGGATTTGCAAATTTCTTGCTCTTAAACGGAACAGGAACGCCATGCTTGTTCTCAAACACTATCTTTTTTTCTTCCTTGACTCCCAACAACGAGTTCATCGCCGACGTGGCGGCTTCGGTAGCGACTTCCTTACCGACTTCCTTAGCCAAGTCTTTAGCTGCCTCTTTAGCGGCGGCGTCATCGCCTGATTGAACCGCCTTGGCATAATTACTTGCCGCTTCTTCTAGAGCGGTTGGGAACCCGTCGGCGTCAACTTCGTCCAAACCCCATTTAGCCGCTAATTCATCCATATCTATTGTTCTCAATGCTTCCGTTGACGCCGTCCACGACTTGTACGCTACGGTAGAGCCTTTTGATTTGGCGTATTGTCCGGTAGCAAAATCATTAGCCGCCTTATTTAACGCCTGAATACCTTTTTCGGTAAAATGTTCTTCCATTAACAAATTAAGCGGAGCGCTGCCTTGTGCGTTCCCTTTTTCGTCACTTAAAGTTACCGGTCCAAGAGGTCCGCTTTGAATATATCCTAAAAGAACTTGATAATTGAAAGCGGCGCGGCGAAGTGCTTGAATATCGCTCGCGTCTCTGACATATCTTCCGGCGTTGATTCCGAAACGTTTCATGGCTTGTTTATATCCTGCCAATCCTTTTACCTTTGCGCTGGCAGCTTGTAAATCAGGATTTACATACGTGAGAGCTTTCGGCTTTTCCGCCGTTCCTTTTAACGGGAAGGGAAGTTGAGAAGTTACCAACGCTTCATACCCGCGTTTTTCTGCCTGAAATGGAGTTTCACCGAACTCAATTGCCGCAAACAACGGCATCATACTACACAAAACCAACATGAAAAAACACTTTTTCATAATTTTAACCCTTTCATAGTTAAATTAAAAAAACGTACATATATATTTTGGAACACGTTGTTCGGGAAGCGGCGATAAAGTTTATCGCCTTTGCTGTGGTAAAGGTCTGGTTTTGCAGTTGCGGATATCGGCAATATTAAAAGTATCAAGTTATCTATAACCTTTTTGAGTTGTTTTTGTATTTAAATATACTATAATGGCATAGTAATTATCGGAAAATTTTGTGAAAGATAAAATCTTTTACATATAAGCAAATTATGAATAAAAAAGACAAAATATGGTTTTCTATTTTGTCTTTTTTATTCATAATCAACTTTTTATTGACAATTATTTGACAATTATAGTATATTTATGGTATGTTTATATTAAAACTTGTCCGATTCGGACAATAATAGAAAGGGTGTGGTTTGTTATGAGAGATTTTCTCAAATTGTTTGGCGTATTGATGTT is part of the Chitinispirillales bacterium genome and encodes:
- the aspS gene encoding aspartate--tRNA ligase; the protein is MANSYRTHNCNELSKQHIGEEVKLCGWIHNRRDHGGVLFIDLRDHYGLTQVVIYPDNPKQYEIGHLPKETVAKFMGIVVARTGENINPNMKTGDIEITAKDYEVLGECEQLPFPVFPEKDAPEDLRLTYRYIDLRKEKLHNNIILRSKVISYLRQKMINHGFTEFQTPILTSSSPEGARDYLVPSRVHPGKFYALPQAPQQFKQLLMVSGFDKYFQIAPCFRDEDARADRSPGEFYQLDIEMSFVEQDDIFVILEDVLSNTFNKFGIFKADVTPFVRIAFRDAMLKYGTDKPDLRIPIEICETSDIFENCGFTAFANAVKSGGVVRAIPVKNCANQPRSFFDKMVEYAQSIGAKGLAYLTWKDGEIKGPILKFLDETTIAKITERTGAKNGDVVFFMCDEEHTASDIAGKLRIKLGGDLDIIEKGVYRFCWIVDFPMFELNRETNKIEFSHNPFSMPQGEMDVLTNKNPLDILAYQYDIVVNGVELSSGAIRNHRPEIMYKAFEIAGYDKEFVDNKFGGMINAFKLGAPPHGGIAPGVDRMIMLLTGENNLREVIAFPMNQKAQDLMMGAPAQASQLQLRELHIKHNLPKIET
- the lspA gene encoding signal peptidase II, whose amino-acid sequence is MEQKSDFRKIILFVVLTIIFAAFDFASKQAVVTTMQVGDYFPIFGNTFGLYLVYNKGAIFSFDPSKYIPFIKNAHFFLFVTFIALGFLSYYIVKLDYRKQKLLFWGIIFICAGAIGNGIDRIIRPESAVVDFFMADLGFRLGPIPFDPWPIFNFADIFVNIGLGLFILDYFVSAKKREKPDCPKK
- a CDS encoding RluA family pseudouridine synthase yields the protein MSEKIIKQKISFEFVNERLDLFVSSFFEDISRSKIQSSIENGYVLVNKNIVKKSYMLRENDEIIIDEEKIYEENPRNLPVLPEEINLDIIWEDRYYIAVNKPAGLVVHPGHGQKKGTLLNGLYYYADKKFIPILAHRIDKNTSGVVIAAKNETAHEKLSKKFAEREIYKCYAGICIGKLPDFMSGIIEFPIGRDKKDPIKMAIDYQNGRYARTDYEIIHFQNGIHFTCFRLHTGRTHQIRVHCSNGGFPIICDEIYGGSKEKIKFLEQKDRNFALKIYGCFARQALHARFISFNHPFSNEKISILATFPEDFCNSFCEAGLNEEKFNIFDRENSIC